In a genomic window of Glycine max cultivar Williams 82 chromosome 13, Glycine_max_v4.0, whole genome shotgun sequence:
- the LOC100804211 gene encoding tetraketide alpha-pyrone reductase 1 isoform X1, whose translation MEQRGRGRVCVTGASGFLASWLIKRLLLSGYHVIGTVRDLGKQKKYEYLWCLEGATERLQLVQADLMEESSFDNAIMGCKGVFHVASPVLNTISDPKSEILEPAVKGTLNVLRSCGKNPALCRVVLTSSSSTLRLRDDFDPNTPLDESSWSSLEICEKLQAWYAMAKTQAERAAWEYCIENGINLVTVLPSFIIGPSLPPNLCSTASDVLGLLKGETKRFQLLGRMGYVHIDDVALCQILVYENEGSHGRYLCSSTVMDEDDLAALLANRYPTLPISKRFEKLDRPNYELNTGKLRSLGFNFKSVEEMFDDCIASLVKQGHVTLQQGHGPI comes from the exons ATGGAACAAAGAGGCAGAGGTAGAGTGTGTGTCACCGGGGCTTCAGGCTTTCTCGCCTCTTGGCTCATTAAGCGACTTCTTTTGTCTGGCTACCATGTCATTGGAACTGTCAGAGATTTAG GGAAGCAGAAGAAGTATGAATACTTATGGTGTCTAGAAGGGGCAACAGAGAGGCTCCAACTAGTCCAAGCCGATTTGATGGAAGAAAGCAGCTTCGACAACGCAATCATGGGATGCAAAGGAGTCTTCCATGTGGCCTCTCCCGTACTCAATACTATATCTGATCCCAAG TCAGAAATATTGGAACCGGCAGTTAAAGGCACGCTGAATGTTCTTCGCTCTTGTGGAAAGAACCCAGCCCTTTGTCGTGTGGTATTAACCTCATCATCTTCAACTCTTAGGCTAAGAGATGATTTTGATCCAAACACCCCACTAGATGAATCATCCTGGAGCTCCTTGGAAATTTGTGAGAAACTCCAG GCATGGTATGCGATGGCAAAGACACAGGCAGAAAGAGCAGCGTGGGAATACTGCATAGAGAATGGAATAAATTTGGTGACAGTTCTGCCATCATTCATCATTGGACCCAGCTTGCCACCAAATTTATGCTCTACTGCATCTGATGTGCTAGGCTTGCTCAAAG GAGAAACCAAGCGATTCCAACTACTTGGAAGGATGGGATATGTTCATATCGATGATGTTGCCCTTTGCCAAATCCTTGTTTATGAAAATGAAGGCTCCCATGGTAGATACCTTTGCAGCTCTACCGTAATGGATGAAGATGATTTGGCTGCATTGCTAGCAAATCGTTATCCTACCCTCCCCATCTCCAAAAG GTTCGAGAAACTAGATAGGCCAAATTACGAACTAAACACTGGAAAGCTGAGGAGTCTAGGATTCAATTTTAAGTCTGTTGAAGAAATGTTCGATGATTGCATTGCATCCCTTGTGAAGCAGGGCCATGTCACTCTTCAGCAAGGCCACGGTCCAATTTAA
- the LOC100783893 gene encoding early nodulin-like protein 1: protein MASRLFVLSTCVIIFMAATNTCVEASVQFKVGGSFGWHEPAGTNNTDQLYIQWAERNRFQVGDALDVLINAFVYAVFEYQNDSVLSVEKFDYMNCDASNPITAFDNGKSTFNLDRPGNFYFISGTDDHCKNGQKLLVDVMHPHTVLKSPPPISLPPEGFPPMAPPPSDDQSLEASSASVLLTFMFMSLFVTSVSVMLLAF from the exons ATGGCATCCCGTTTGTTCGTCCTTTCTACTTGTGTGATCATTTTCATGGCTGCCACCAATACTTGTGTTGAAGCTTCCGTGCAATTCAAAGTTGGTGGTAGCTTCGGTTGGCATGAACCTGCAGGCACCAACAATACTGATCAACTTTATATTCAATGGGCTGAAAGGAACAGATTTCAAGTTGGTGATGCTCTTG ATGTATTAATCAATGCTTTTGTTTACGCAGTTTTTGAGTACCAGAATGACTCGGTTCTTAGTGTGGAGAAATTTGATTACATGAATTGCGATGCAAGTAATCCTATCACTGCCTTCGACAATGGGAAGAGCACGTTTAATCTTGACAGGCCAGGGAACTTCTACTTCATCAGTGGAACCGATGATCACTGCAAGAATGGCCAAAAACTACTTGTGGATGTGATGCACCCACATACTGTCCTTAAATCTCCACCACCCATTTCCCTTCCACCAGAAGGGTTTCCACCAATGGCTCCTCCACCTTCTGATGATCAAAGCCTAGAGGCTTCATCAGCCTCAGTGCTTCTTACTTTTATGTTTATGTCTCTTTTCGTCACATCTGTTAGTGTCATGCTGTTGGCATTCTGA
- the LOC100803682 gene encoding probable inactive ATP-dependent zinc metalloprotease FTSHI 2, chloroplastic, translating into MASHCFLRFPPSLNPKYKRLPKPRYYPSISSRIQTPKPDNDDDNDKTPNDNRFDFLKLSVTLTVISASLPQPAAAAAAATRKVKKRSPKKQSAKKAEGLSPEELKTWTSGLPVVSDRLPYSEIIELKKSGKLKHIIKPNSAKLRQRGEAVLVVLDDSRVLRTVLPSLESHSKFWDSWDELKIDSVCVNAYTPPIKSPELPTSLLANIWVPPFVQKFITYVFEERQTKPKKESKKAAEYREMRMQLQREKEEELRKSREERETMERNTRARKKEEERRKKREIRKRKYKESLRQASDRNERMAYFWSDLANNSNVANALGVLFFYIFYRTVVLSYRKQKKDYEDRLKIERAEAEERRKMRELEREMEGIEGDDEEGEQGKGEENAYLKMAKQFMKSGARVRRAQNKRLPQYLERGVDVKFSDVAGLGKIRLELEEIVKFFTHGEMYRRRGVKIPGGILLCGPPGVGKTLLAKAVAGEAGVNFFSISASQFVEIYVGVGASRVRALYQEARENAPSVVFIDELDAVGRERGLIKGSGGQERDATLNQLLVSLDGFEGRGEVITIASTNRPDILDPALVRPGRFDRKIYIPKPGLIGRIEILKVHARKKPMAEDVDYMAVASMTDGMVGAELANIIEVAAINMMRDSRTEITTDDLLQAAQMEERGMLDRKERSTETWKQVAINEAAMAVVAVNFPDLKNIEFVTIAPRAGRELGYVRVKMDSVKFNQGMLTRQSLLDHITVQLAPRAADELWFGSGQLSTIWAETADNARSAARTFVLGGLSEKYHGMSNFWVSDRINEIDSEAMRIVNSCYERAKEILEQNRTLMDALVNELVEKKSLTKQEFVRLVELHGFLKPMPLSILDIRVAKCREFQKLIDSGKETTSLSSHA; encoded by the exons ATGGCTTCACATTGCTTCCTTCGTTTTCCTCCTTCCTTAAACCCTAAATACAAAAGACTTCCCAAACCCCGTTATTACCCTTCCATTTCCTCGCGAATTCAAACCCCAAAACCTGACAATGACGACGACAATGACAAAACCCCAAACGACAACCGCTTCGACTTCCTCAAACTCTCCGTAACCCTCACTGTCATCTCTGCCTCCCTCCCTCAACCCGCTGCCGCTGCCGCCGCCGCCACCAGGAAGGTAAAGAAACGGTCACCGAAAAAACAATCAGCCAAAAAAGCCGAAGGTCTTTCGCCGGAGGAGCTAAAAACATGGACAAGTGGCCTTCCCGTGGTCTCCGATCGCCTTCCCTACAGCGAAATTATCGAACTGAAGAAGAGCGGGAAGCTGAAGCACATAATTAAACCTAATTCCGCGAAATTGAGGCAACGTGGCGAAGCAGTTCTTGTAGTTTTGGACGATTCGAGAGTGTTGAGGACAGTGTTGCCCTCGCTTGAGAGCCATAGCAAGTTTTGGGATTCATGGGATGAGTTGAAGATTGATTCAGTGTGTGTGAATGCGTACACGCCACCCATCAAGAGTCCAGAGTTGCCTACCTCTCTGTTGGCAAACATTTGGGTGCCCCCTTTTGTGCAGAAATTCATTACTTACGTTTTTGAAGAGAGGCAAACAAAGCCCAAGAAGGAGTCCAAGAAAGCGGCGGAGTATAGGGAAATGAGGATGCAGTTgcagagggagaaggaagaggaGCTAAGGAAGTCGAGGGAAGAGAGGGAGACCATGGAGAGGAACACGAGGGCTCggaagaaggaggaggagaggaggaagaagagggAGATCAGGAAGAGGAAGTATAAGGAATCCTTGCGCCAGGCGAGTGACCGAAACGAGAGAATGGCGTATTTCTGGTCTGATTTGGCAAATAATAGCAATGTGGCCAATGCACTTGGGGTGCTTTTCTTCTACATTTTTTACAGGACTGTGGTGCTTAGTTATAGGAAGCAGAAGAAGGACTACGAGGACAGGCTCAAGATTGAGAGGGCCGAGGCTGAGGAGAGGAGGAAGATGAGGGAGTTGGAGAGGGAGATGGAGGGAATTGAAGGTGATGATGAGGAGGGTGAGCAGGGGAAAGGGGAGGAGAATGCTTATTTGAAAATGGCCAAGCAGTTTATGAAATCGGGAGCGCGTGTGAGGAGAGCACAGAACAAGAGGCTTCCTCAGTATCTAGAGAGAGGTGTGGATGTGAAGTTTAGTGATGTTGCTGGGCTGGGTAAAATTCGGCTTGAACTTGAGGAGATTGTCAAGTTCTTTACTCACGGAGAGATGTACCGAAGGAGGGGAGTGAAAATACCAG GTGGCATACTTCTTTGTGGCCCTCCTGGAGTGGGAAAGACATTGCTGGCAAAGGCAGTGGCTGGTGAGGCAGGGGTTAATTTCTTCTCTATTTCCGCTTCACAGTTTGTGGAAATATATGTCGGTGTAGGGGCTTCTCGTGTCCGAGCACTTTACCAAGAAGCCAGGGAAAAT GCCCCATCTGTTGTCTTCATTGACGAGCTGGATGCTGTTGGAAGGGAGCGTGGCTTGATTAAAGGTTCAGGTGGACAGGAACGTGATGCTACTCTTAATCAG CTCCTGGTGTCCTTAGATGGATTTGAAGGCAGGGGAGAGGTGATCACTATTGCATCCACAAACCGACCAGACATTCTGGATCCTGCACTTGTGAGACCTGGCAGGTTTGATCGGAAAATATATATCCCCAAACCCGGTCTTATTGGCCGCATAGAAATTCTAAAG GTCCATGCTCGTAAAAAGCCAATGGCTGAAGATGTGGATTACATGGCTGTTGCTAGTATGACTGATGGAATGGTAGGTGCAGAGCTGGCAAACATAATTGAGGTTGCTGCCATCAATATGATGCGTGATTCAAGGACTGAG ATTACTACTGATGACTTATTGCAAGCTGCACAAATGGAAGAAAGAGGAATGCTAGATAGAAAGGAAAGAAGCACTGAGACATGGAAACAAGTAGCTATAAATGAAGCTGCAATGGCTGTTGTGGCTGTGAACTTTCCTGATCTTAAAAATATAGAGTTT GTCACAATTGCTCCTAGAGCTGGTAGGGAATTGGGTTATGTTCGGGTGAAGATGGATTCAGTCAAATTTAATCAAGGAATGCTCAC ACGTCAATCCCTTCTTGATCATATTACTGTTCAACTAGCTCCCCGTGCAGCTGATGAACTTTGGTTTGGGAGTGGTCAG TTGAGTACGATATGGGCTGAAACTGCAGACAATGCTAGGTCTGCAGCAAGGACATTTGTTCTTGGTGGGCTTTCTGAGAAGTATCACGGAATGTCCAATTTCTGGGTGTCAGACCGAATTAAT GAAATTGATTCGGAAGCAATGCGGATTGTCAACTCGTGTTATGAACGTGCAAAAGAG ATCCTCGAGCAAAATAGAACGCTGATGGATGCTTTGGTGAATGAGCTTGTTGAGAAGAAAAGCTTAACCAAACAAGAGTTCGTCCGTCTAGTAGAGTTGCACGGCTTCCTAAAACCAATGCCTCTCAGCATACTTGACATACGAGTTGCTAAGTGTAGAGAATTCCAAAAATTGATCGATAGTGGAAAGGAAACAACTAGTTTGAGTAGCCACGCATAA
- the LOC100804211 gene encoding tetraketide alpha-pyrone reductase 1 isoform X2, with amino-acid sequence MEQRGRGKQKKYEYLWCLEGATERLQLVQADLMEESSFDNAIMGCKGVFHVASPVLNTISDPKSEILEPAVKGTLNVLRSCGKNPALCRVVLTSSSSTLRLRDDFDPNTPLDESSWSSLEICEKLQAWYAMAKTQAERAAWEYCIENGINLVTVLPSFIIGPSLPPNLCSTASDVLGLLKGETKRFQLLGRMGYVHIDDVALCQILVYENEGSHGRYLCSSTVMDEDDLAALLANRYPTLPISKRFEKLDRPNYELNTGKLRSLGFNFKSVEEMFDDCIASLVKQGHVTLQQGHGPI; translated from the exons ATGGAACAAAGAGGCAGAG GGAAGCAGAAGAAGTATGAATACTTATGGTGTCTAGAAGGGGCAACAGAGAGGCTCCAACTAGTCCAAGCCGATTTGATGGAAGAAAGCAGCTTCGACAACGCAATCATGGGATGCAAAGGAGTCTTCCATGTGGCCTCTCCCGTACTCAATACTATATCTGATCCCAAG TCAGAAATATTGGAACCGGCAGTTAAAGGCACGCTGAATGTTCTTCGCTCTTGTGGAAAGAACCCAGCCCTTTGTCGTGTGGTATTAACCTCATCATCTTCAACTCTTAGGCTAAGAGATGATTTTGATCCAAACACCCCACTAGATGAATCATCCTGGAGCTCCTTGGAAATTTGTGAGAAACTCCAG GCATGGTATGCGATGGCAAAGACACAGGCAGAAAGAGCAGCGTGGGAATACTGCATAGAGAATGGAATAAATTTGGTGACAGTTCTGCCATCATTCATCATTGGACCCAGCTTGCCACCAAATTTATGCTCTACTGCATCTGATGTGCTAGGCTTGCTCAAAG GAGAAACCAAGCGATTCCAACTACTTGGAAGGATGGGATATGTTCATATCGATGATGTTGCCCTTTGCCAAATCCTTGTTTATGAAAATGAAGGCTCCCATGGTAGATACCTTTGCAGCTCTACCGTAATGGATGAAGATGATTTGGCTGCATTGCTAGCAAATCGTTATCCTACCCTCCCCATCTCCAAAAG GTTCGAGAAACTAGATAGGCCAAATTACGAACTAAACACTGGAAAGCTGAGGAGTCTAGGATTCAATTTTAAGTCTGTTGAAGAAATGTTCGATGATTGCATTGCATCCCTTGTGAAGCAGGGCCATGTCACTCTTCAGCAAGGCCACGGTCCAATTTAA